One genomic region from Microcoleus sp. AS-A8 encodes:
- a CDS encoding metal-binding protein: MPSGQIHDRITLWSLPVVTGLTLASTQSGNLALIVSGGFLFSGLMLSPDLDLKSLPFKRWGWLRWIWIPYQKAMRHRSIFSHGPLIGTTLRMLYLATWTALVGILILGVVQLFRDVPWSWQQFGQDIKQLLINYQAEWIALFVGLELGAMIHSVSDWTSTALKRSQRKPKRKSTTRKRTPSRRTSQK; the protein is encoded by the coding sequence ATGCCCTCCGGTCAAATACATGATCGCATAACTTTGTGGAGCTTACCCGTCGTCACCGGTTTGACCCTAGCCTCGACACAGAGTGGCAATCTGGCCTTAATCGTTTCCGGAGGGTTCCTCTTTAGTGGGCTGATGCTCAGTCCTGACTTAGACCTGAAATCCTTACCCTTCAAGCGCTGGGGGTGGCTGCGGTGGATTTGGATACCCTACCAAAAAGCGATGCGCCATCGCTCAATCTTTTCTCATGGCCCTCTCATCGGCACTACTCTCAGGATGCTTTATCTGGCTACATGGACAGCCTTGGTGGGGATACTGATTTTGGGCGTCGTCCAGTTATTCCGAGACGTGCCTTGGAGTTGGCAGCAGTTTGGTCAAGATATCAAGCAATTGCTGATCAATTACCAAGCCGAATGGATTGCCCTGTTTGTGGGTTTGGAACTCGGAGCGATGATTCATTCTGTCAGTGATTGGACTAGCACTGCCCTCAAGCGTTCTCAACGGAAGCCCAAGCGCAAATCGACGACACGCAAGCGCACCCCGTCCCGGCGTACTTCCCAGAAATGA
- a CDS encoding chorismate lyase, with amino-acid sequence MKPTNSASVSTTWHALEPLWQGGEETVQQGLPHSQLAPAWQILLLGDGSPTRHLQLLTTEPTEVDVIDMSLIGMADDGAPKHIQAVPAPRLRRQVWLRTASGQRLAYAASWWDANHVDEYLQNRNIPIWASLSRLRSELYRDIQGIYYGHSEALELAFGEKGPFWGRHYLFWHHGQPLTLIYEVFSPYLKKYLGETHLNIEAEL; translated from the coding sequence TTGAAACCCACCAACAGCGCCAGTGTATCAACAACCTGGCACGCTCTCGAACCCCTCTGGCAGGGAGGCGAAGAAACCGTTCAGCAAGGATTACCCCATAGTCAGCTAGCACCTGCTTGGCAGATATTGCTGTTAGGAGATGGCTCTCCCACTCGCCATCTGCAACTCCTCACAACGGAGCCGACGGAAGTCGATGTGATTGATATGTCCCTGATTGGTATGGCAGATGATGGGGCACCAAAGCATATTCAAGCCGTACCCGCGCCAAGATTAAGACGGCAGGTTTGGTTACGCACGGCTTCGGGTCAGCGACTAGCCTATGCTGCTTCTTGGTGGGATGCGAACCATGTCGATGAATATTTACAAAATCGCAATATACCGATTTGGGCTAGCCTTTCTCGCTTACGCAGTGAACTCTATCGGGATATTCAGGGAATTTATTACGGTCACTCAGAGGCGTTAGAGTTAGCGTTTGGGGAGAAAGGGCCGTTCTGGGGTCGCCACTACCTATTTTGGCATCATGGGCAACCTCTCACGCTCATTTATGAGGTGTTTTCACCTTATTTGAAAAAATACTTAGGAGAGACGCATCTTAATATAGAAGCCGAGCTTTAA
- the purF gene encoding amidophosphoribosyltransferase, which yields MMHHEPLSSQQHPAQSEDSYAQRPDKPEEACGVFGIYAPGEDVAKLTYFGLYALQHRGQESAGIAVFQGDRVHLYKNMGLVSQVFNESILAELPGDMAVGHTRYSTTGSSRIANAQPALVETRLGKLALAHNGNLVNTGELREHLLQRNCNFTTTTDSEMIAIAIGSEVDSGKEWLEAALSAFGHCSGAYSLVIGTPVGLMGVRDPNGIRPLVIGTVGSHPQRYVLASETCGLDIIGAEYLRDVEPGELVWITEEGMASFHWSPKPERKLCIFEMIYFARPDSIMTDETLYSYRLKLGRQLAKESLVDADIVIGVPDSGIPAAIGFSQESGILYAEGLIKNRYVGRTFIQPTQSMRESGIRMKLNPLKDVLLGKRVVIVDDSIVRGTTSRKIVKALRDAGATEVHMRISSPPVTHPCFYGIDTDSQDQLIAATKSVEDIAMQIGVDSLAYLSWKGMLESTGEDPNSFCSACFTGDYPIAIPEMVKRSKLILEKIEKAEKVVTV from the coding sequence ATGATGCATCACGAACCCCTTTCTTCTCAGCAGCATCCGGCTCAATCTGAGGATAGCTATGCACAGCGACCCGATAAACCGGAGGAAGCTTGTGGAGTCTTTGGCATCTACGCACCGGGGGAAGATGTCGCTAAATTAACTTACTTTGGTCTTTATGCGCTACAGCACCGGGGTCAAGAATCAGCAGGGATTGCGGTGTTTCAGGGAGACCGGGTGCATCTATACAAGAATATGGGGCTAGTGTCCCAGGTTTTTAACGAGTCAATCTTAGCCGAGCTGCCAGGGGACATGGCTGTAGGCCATACTCGTTACTCTACCACAGGTTCTAGTCGTATTGCCAATGCTCAGCCTGCTCTGGTGGAAACTCGCTTAGGGAAACTGGCTCTAGCCCACAATGGCAACTTGGTGAATACAGGAGAGCTACGCGAACATTTGCTCCAGCGTAATTGTAATTTTACGACAACAACGGATTCTGAGATGATTGCGATCGCGATCGGCTCAGAAGTCGATAGCGGCAAAGAATGGTTGGAAGCAGCCCTCAGTGCCTTTGGTCACTGTTCAGGCGCTTATAGTTTAGTGATTGGCACCCCAGTTGGGTTGATGGGCGTGCGCGACCCCAATGGCATCCGCCCTCTCGTCATTGGTACTGTAGGCAGTCATCCTCAGCGCTACGTGCTGGCATCAGAAACCTGTGGTTTAGATATTATCGGTGCTGAATACCTGCGGGACGTTGAACCAGGGGAATTGGTTTGGATTACCGAAGAAGGGATGGCATCCTTTCACTGGAGTCCCAAGCCAGAGCGCAAGCTTTGCATTTTTGAAATGATATACTTTGCCAGACCCGATAGCATCATGACGGATGAAACGCTGTATAGCTATCGCTTAAAGCTAGGGCGTCAGTTGGCAAAAGAGTCATTAGTAGATGCTGATATCGTCATTGGTGTACCCGACTCCGGTATTCCTGCCGCGATTGGATTTTCCCAAGAATCCGGCATTCTCTACGCGGAAGGATTGATTAAAAATCGCTATGTGGGTCGCACCTTCATCCAACCGACTCAATCCATGCGGGAATCGGGCATTCGGATGAAGCTCAACCCCCTGAAAGATGTCTTATTGGGGAAACGTGTCGTGATTGTCGATGACTCGATTGTGCGGGGAACGACCAGCCGCAAAATTGTTAAAGCGCTGCGTGATGCAGGTGCGACTGAAGTTCATATGCGAATTTCTTCACCGCCAGTGACTCACCCCTGTTTCTATGGCATTGATACAGATAGCCAAGACCAATTAATTGCGGCAACAAAGTCAGTAGAAGACATTGCCATGCAAATCGGTGTAGATAGTTTGGCTTATCTGAGTTGGAAGGGAATGCTGGAATCCACAGGGGAAGACCCCAACAGTTTTTGCAGTGCCTGTTTCACAGGTGATTACCCAATTGCAATTCCAGAGATGGTTAAGCGTTCCAAGCTCATCTTGGAAAAAATTGAAAAAGCCGAAAAAGTAGTGACTGTCTAA